One window of the Perca fluviatilis chromosome 5, GENO_Pfluv_1.0, whole genome shotgun sequence genome contains the following:
- the LOC120558417 gene encoding syntaphilin isoform X1: MGFLNYASSVRQYYPSGQQSLMCSGVLPNQALLSPTPTVTLRSTDAADAVASFHLRAPWLQDGLSSAASFLPVATRDCSSTIKSGENRGFSTMRNFHLPKWRSVGTGGGGSVRCSHSDASSIHTYPGRVRAAEGSPTARTHPSTPRRQAKHTACSDNHGIRPPTPEQYLTPLQQKEVCIRHLRARLRDNVERLQHRDCEIDELRSQLYRMQEDWIEEECHRVEAQLALKEARKEIQHLQEVVETVRSNLSVREQDPHDTHKPYSGLQGARPGGRSRSCGCSPASTLSRSSTTHTRLSSEALHLERSSNAPESSRESRPAGQTHLLLEAALLSEQLPPQTRIRGPPAVPRSSTYERLCSGGAVLPISHSCHSLSSSCKCSGHTYPPHHHLFLHLPQEEAPVTTATAAVPATKPIPTPSPAAEKKPEVRSQACSPTMTWLCEESGVQELSIISLATADITPSEPHRFPSSLPAAFPPEHSYGVEPLPPDRPEEVTKMPGEPHSCQPHPIAPLPERQDAVVVEIEEDHEDEAEGTNEDGYSPQLCHWSRYFLVDLLALAMPVVPTMAWLCRGGPREVMPVYHIGSLLRGCCAVALHSLRRRGAGRGRRPISMNGTTPI, encoded by the exons ATGGGCTTCCTAAACTACGCCTCCTCTGTCAGGCAATATTATCCCAGCGGTCAGCAGTCACTAATGTGCAGCGGAGTCCTGCCAAATCAAGCATTATTATCGCCGACCCCTACTGTCACTTTAAGAAGCACCGATGCAGCAGACGCAGTTGCCTCATTTCATCTCCGGGCTCCATGGCTGCAGGATGGACTCTCATCAGCAGCATCTTTTCTTCCTGTTGCCACCAGGGACTGTTCATCGACCATCAAGTCTGGCGAGAACCGAGGGTTTTCTACGATGCGCAACTTCCACCTGCCGAAATG GCGCTCAGTGGGCACTGGTGGCGGCGGCAGCGTGCGATGTTCCCACAGTGATGCATCCAGTATCCACACCTATCCCGGTCGGGTTAGGGCAGCGGAGGGCAGCCCCACAGCCCGGACGCATCCTAGTACACCCAG GCGTCAGGCAAAGCACACAGCATGCAGTGACAACCATGGGATCAGGCCCCCGACCCCGGAGCAGTACCTTACCCCTCTGCAACAGAAGGAGGTGTGTATACGACATCTGCGAGCCAGACTGAGGGACAATGTGGAAAGACTACAACACAG AGACTGTGAAATAGATGAGTTGAGGAGCCAACTGTACAGGATGCAGGAAGACTGGATAGAGGAGGAATGTCACCGTGTGGAGGCCCAGTTAGCCCTGAAAGAGGCTCGCAAGGAGATCCAGCACCTTCAGGAGGTGGTTGAGACAGTGAGGTCCAACCTGAGTGTCCGCGAACAAGACCCCCATGACACGCACAAGCCATACTCAGGGTTGCAGGGAGCTCGGCCAGGGGGGAGGTCTCGCTCCTGTGGTTGTTCCCCAGCCAGCACTTTGAGTCGCAGCAGCACCACCCACACCCGACTGAGCAGCGAGGCTCTGCATTTGGAGCGCAGCTCGAACGCTCCCGAGTCAAGCAGAGAGTCTCGCCCGGCGGGACAAACCCACCTGCTCCTGGAGGCGGCCCTCCTATCAGAGCAGCTGCCCCCACAAACCCGCATCCGAGGCCCCCCAGCTGTGCCACGCTCTTCCACCTACGAAAGGCTGTGCAGTGGGGGAGCGGTGTTGCCGATCTCACACTCCTGCCACAGTCTCAGTAGCAGCTGCAAGTGCAGTGGCCACACCTACCCCCCCCACCATCACTTGTTCCTGCATTTACCTCAGGAGGAGGCCCCAGTAACAACTGCAACTGCAGCTGTCCCTGCTACCAAGCCCATCCCTACTCCTTCTCCTGCAGCGGAGAAGAAGCCAGAGGTGCGCTCCCAGGCCTGCAGCCCGACCATGACCTGGCTGTGTGAGGAAAGCGGTGTCCAAGAGCTGAGTATCATTTCTTTAGCCACAGCAGACATCACCCCTTCAGAACCCCATCGCTTTCCATCGTCTTTACCTGCTGCGTTCCCTCCTGAGCATTCCTACGGCGTAGAGCCACTACCACCCGACAGACCAGAGGAGGTAACAAAGATGCCAGGAGAGCCCCACAGCTGCCAACCCCACCCTATAGCTCCACTCCCAGAGAGGCAGGACGCTGTAGTAGTGGAGATAGAAGAGGACCATGAGGATGAAGCCGAAGGTACAAATGAAGATGGGTATTCCCCTCAGCTCTGCCACTGGAGCCGGTACTTCCTCGTAGATCTGTTGGCGTTGGCGATGCCAGTGGTGCCAACCATGGCGTGGCTGTGTCGAGGGGGGCCACGGGAAGTCATGCCGGTGTATCATATTGGCTCCCTGCTGAGAGGTTGCTGTGCTGTGGCTCTTCACTCGCTGCGCCGCCGGGGTGCAGGCAGAGGACGCAGGCCTATCAGCATGAATGGAACAACGCCGATCTAA
- the LOC120558417 gene encoding syntaphilin isoform X2 — protein MSLTPSRKPSSGQRRRSVGTGGGGSVRCSHSDASSIHTYPGRVRAAEGSPTARTHPSTPRRQAKHTACSDNHGIRPPTPEQYLTPLQQKEVCIRHLRARLRDNVERLQHRDCEIDELRSQLYRMQEDWIEEECHRVEAQLALKEARKEIQHLQEVVETVRSNLSVREQDPHDTHKPYSGLQGARPGGRSRSCGCSPASTLSRSSTTHTRLSSEALHLERSSNAPESSRESRPAGQTHLLLEAALLSEQLPPQTRIRGPPAVPRSSTYERLCSGGAVLPISHSCHSLSSSCKCSGHTYPPHHHLFLHLPQEEAPVTTATAAVPATKPIPTPSPAAEKKPEVRSQACSPTMTWLCEESGVQELSIISLATADITPSEPHRFPSSLPAAFPPEHSYGVEPLPPDRPEEVTKMPGEPHSCQPHPIAPLPERQDAVVVEIEEDHEDEAEGTNEDGYSPQLCHWSRYFLVDLLALAMPVVPTMAWLCRGGPREVMPVYHIGSLLRGCCAVALHSLRRRGAGRGRRPISMNGTTPI, from the exons ATGTCTCTCACTCCGAGTCGAAAGCCCTCCTCAGGTCAGCGCAG GCGCTCAGTGGGCACTGGTGGCGGCGGCAGCGTGCGATGTTCCCACAGTGATGCATCCAGTATCCACACCTATCCCGGTCGGGTTAGGGCAGCGGAGGGCAGCCCCACAGCCCGGACGCATCCTAGTACACCCAG GCGTCAGGCAAAGCACACAGCATGCAGTGACAACCATGGGATCAGGCCCCCGACCCCGGAGCAGTACCTTACCCCTCTGCAACAGAAGGAGGTGTGTATACGACATCTGCGAGCCAGACTGAGGGACAATGTGGAAAGACTACAACACAG AGACTGTGAAATAGATGAGTTGAGGAGCCAACTGTACAGGATGCAGGAAGACTGGATAGAGGAGGAATGTCACCGTGTGGAGGCCCAGTTAGCCCTGAAAGAGGCTCGCAAGGAGATCCAGCACCTTCAGGAGGTGGTTGAGACAGTGAGGTCCAACCTGAGTGTCCGCGAACAAGACCCCCATGACACGCACAAGCCATACTCAGGGTTGCAGGGAGCTCGGCCAGGGGGGAGGTCTCGCTCCTGTGGTTGTTCCCCAGCCAGCACTTTGAGTCGCAGCAGCACCACCCACACCCGACTGAGCAGCGAGGCTCTGCATTTGGAGCGCAGCTCGAACGCTCCCGAGTCAAGCAGAGAGTCTCGCCCGGCGGGACAAACCCACCTGCTCCTGGAGGCGGCCCTCCTATCAGAGCAGCTGCCCCCACAAACCCGCATCCGAGGCCCCCCAGCTGTGCCACGCTCTTCCACCTACGAAAGGCTGTGCAGTGGGGGAGCGGTGTTGCCGATCTCACACTCCTGCCACAGTCTCAGTAGCAGCTGCAAGTGCAGTGGCCACACCTACCCCCCCCACCATCACTTGTTCCTGCATTTACCTCAGGAGGAGGCCCCAGTAACAACTGCAACTGCAGCTGTCCCTGCTACCAAGCCCATCCCTACTCCTTCTCCTGCAGCGGAGAAGAAGCCAGAGGTGCGCTCCCAGGCCTGCAGCCCGACCATGACCTGGCTGTGTGAGGAAAGCGGTGTCCAAGAGCTGAGTATCATTTCTTTAGCCACAGCAGACATCACCCCTTCAGAACCCCATCGCTTTCCATCGTCTTTACCTGCTGCGTTCCCTCCTGAGCATTCCTACGGCGTAGAGCCACTACCACCCGACAGACCAGAGGAGGTAACAAAGATGCCAGGAGAGCCCCACAGCTGCCAACCCCACCCTATAGCTCCACTCCCAGAGAGGCAGGACGCTGTAGTAGTGGAGATAGAAGAGGACCATGAGGATGAAGCCGAAGGTACAAATGAAGATGGGTATTCCCCTCAGCTCTGCCACTGGAGCCGGTACTTCCTCGTAGATCTGTTGGCGTTGGCGATGCCAGTGGTGCCAACCATGGCGTGGCTGTGTCGAGGGGGGCCACGGGAAGTCATGCCGGTGTATCATATTGGCTCCCTGCTGAGAGGTTGCTGTGCTGTGGCTCTTCACTCGCTGCGCCGCCGGGGTGCAGGCAGAGGACGCAGGCCTATCAGCATGAATGGAACAACGCCGATCTAA